Proteins from one Argopecten irradians isolate NY chromosome 15, Ai_NY, whole genome shotgun sequence genomic window:
- the LOC138309156 gene encoding uncharacterized protein has translation MNRGIKRKLLVELDAVANTESDDNLHTVPDIGLNVEICDDETGEVLQENETKSDISVPTTFTSSTQTPAHPMFNIYNFIDDDAGIHFYTGLENYFRFLFVLRTLGPAAYSLEYKGHQVCNMSVENQFFMTLMKLRRHTTNFELSRLFGISDNTVSNIVLTWINFMYLQWKELDLWPVRELVHHFTPSDFGLKFPTTRLIVDGTECPIKKPKAPKAQQATFSTYKNRNTMETLVGATPGGSISYVSPAYAGSTSDRQICERSNLLTKCDPGDSIMADKGFNVQDIFAPMDISINIPSFFKKKNRLSGEIVMKDRKIASKRVHIERIIGLAKTYKILTEPMTSTETKLATEIICICFMHCNFRPCIVPSHA, from the coding sequence ATGAATAGAGGTATCAAAAGGAAACTACTCGTAGAACTTGATGCTGTAGCTAATACTGAGTCTGATGACAATTTACATACTGTACCAGACATTGGACTTAATGTTGAGATTTGTGATGATGAAACCGGTGAAGTATTACAGGAAAATGAAACCAAGTCTGACATAAGTGTTCCAACCACCTTTACTTCATCCACTCAGACACCAGCTCATCCAATGTTTAACATTTATAACTTCATTGATGATGATGCTGGAATACATTTTTATACTGGACTAGAAAATTATTTTCGatttctgtttgttttaagAACACTTGGACCAGCAGCATATTCGTTGGAATATAAAGGACATCAAGTTTGTAATATGTCAgttgaaaatcaattttttatgacattgatgaaattaagACGTCACACTACTAATTTTGAACTGTCAAGACTCTTCGGGATATCTGACAACACAGTATCTAATATTGTATTAACTTGGataaattttatgtatttacaatgGAAAGAGTTAGATTTGTGGCCAGTAAGAGAACTTGTACATCACTTTACACCATCTGACTTTGGATTGAAGTTTCCCACCACCAGATTAATTGTTGATGGAACTGAGTGTCCTATTAAGAAGCCAAAAGCACCCAAGGCTCAACAAGCTACTTTTTCAACATATAAAAACAGAAACACTATGGAGACTCTCGTTGGTGCCACACCTGGTGGGTCTATTTCATATGTTTCCCCAGCTTATGCTGGTTCAACTAGTGACCGTCAGATATGTGAGAGAAGCAATCTATTAACAAAATGTGACCCTGGGGATTCTATTATGGCTGACAAAGGCTTTAATGTACAAGATATATTTGCACCGATGgatatatctataaacataccAAGTTTCTTTAAAAAGAAGAATAGACTTTCTGGAGAAATTGTCATGAAGGATAGGAAAATTGCAAGCAAGCGTGTTCATATTGAACGAATAATTGGTTTAGCaaaaacttataaaatattaacTGAGCCTATGACAAGTACAGAGACAAAGTTGGCAACtgaaattatatgtatttgctTCATGCATTGTAATTTTCGCCCTTGCATTGTTCCATCTCATGCttaa